A stretch of Haloprofundus halophilus DNA encodes these proteins:
- a CDS encoding ABC transporter ATP-binding protein codes for MATLEIKNLHAEVAVEDGEKILRGVDLEVKSGEIHALMGPNGSGKSTTAKIIAGHPAYEVTDGEILLHLDENEFGDEFEIPEDKRTWNLLELEPNERAALGIFLGFQYPAEIEGVTMTNFLRQALNAKLEEREELFEEDDGDDAEEEEESGYDTSPMEGPADEGEVGVAEFQQLLKEKMELLDMDEKFAQRYLNAGFSGGEKKQNEVLQAAILEPSLAVLDEIDSGLDIDRLQDVSEGINALRDEQGTGILQITHYQRILDYVEPDVVHIMLDGEVVMEGGPELAVKLEDKGYDWVREQTYETA; via the coding sequence ATGGCAACACTCGAAATCAAGAACCTCCATGCGGAGGTCGCAGTCGAGGACGGAGAGAAGATTCTCCGAGGCGTCGACCTGGAAGTCAAGTCGGGCGAAATTCACGCCCTGATGGGCCCGAACGGCTCCGGGAAGTCGACCACGGCGAAGATCATCGCCGGGCACCCCGCCTACGAGGTCACAGACGGTGAGATTCTGCTCCACCTCGACGAGAACGAGTTCGGCGACGAGTTCGAGATTCCCGAAGACAAGCGCACGTGGAATCTGCTCGAACTGGAACCGAACGAGCGCGCGGCGCTCGGTATCTTCCTCGGTTTCCAGTACCCCGCCGAGATCGAAGGCGTCACGATGACGAACTTCCTCCGCCAGGCGCTGAACGCCAAACTCGAAGAGCGCGAAGAGCTGTTCGAGGAGGACGACGGCGACGACGCCGAGGAAGAAGAGGAGTCGGGCTACGACACCTCCCCGATGGAGGGCCCCGCGGACGAGGGCGAAGTCGGTGTTGCCGAGTTCCAACAGCTCCTGAAGGAGAAGATGGAGCTGCTCGACATGGACGAGAAGTTCGCCCAGCGCTATCTCAACGCGGGCTTCTCCGGCGGCGAGAAGAAGCAGAACGAGGTGCTTCAGGCGGCGATTCTCGAACCCTCGCTCGCCGTGCTCGACGAGATCGACTCCGGTCTCGACATCGACCGCCTGCAGGACGTCTCCGAGGGCATCAACGCGCTCCGCGACGAGCAGGGGACGGGTATCCTGCAGATCACGCACTACCAGCGCATCCTCGACTATGTCGAACCCGACGTCGTCCACATCATGCTCGACGGCGAGGTCGTCATGGAGGGCGGCCCCGAACTCGCCGTCAAACTCGAGGACAAAGGCTACGACTGGGTCCGCGAGCAGACCTACGAGACAGCCTGA
- a CDS encoding DNA-directed DNA polymerase, with amino-acid sequence MTQAGLSDYGSGGGDGDAGDDGDRPTTEAAAVAGDVSQRVNEIVDRHELRYPDAEGTLELMVSQVNYTVEGQGRDEYPVVHVFGRTPDNDPMHVRVLGFEPYFYAPTETLTDELLARDTILRTEAGYESIRGEELTKIVGRTPRDVGQMRDEFDHFEADILFPNRFLIDKDINGGIRVPDRRLDDNVVQVAHDEVVAADVDADLRVNTFDIEVDDRNGFPEEGEEPIICLTSHDSYRDEYVAWLYEAPDGDGESPSALDEYAPYRDDTDVDVRIFDEEEAMLDAFVTYVEETDPDVLTGWNFEDFDAPYFLDRLEKLDAFTDYDLRIDRLSRVNEVWRSGWGGPNVKGRVVFDLLYAYKKTQFSELESYRLDAVGELELDVGKERYAGSIGDLWEQDPTRLLEYNVRDVELCVEIDRKQEVIPFWDEVRTFVGCLLEDAPTAGDAVDVYVLHKAHGEFVLPTKGQQESEDFEGGAVFDPITGVKENVTVLDLKSLYPMCMVTINASPETKVGPDYEGETYRAPNGTRFRREPDGMMREMIDDLLTEREEKKALRNDYKPGSPAYEQYDRQQAAVKVIMNSLYGVSGWDRFRLYDKENAAAITATGREVIDFTQTAANEIDYEVAYGDTDSVMISLGPDVSKDEAIEQSFEIEEHINERYDDFAREELDADEHRFQIEFEKLYRRFFQAGRKKRYAGHIVWKEGKDVDDIDITGFEYKRSDIAPITKRVQKQVIEMIVTGSDTDDIKEYVRDVIRDFQDEDANLEEIGIPSGIGKRLESYDTDTAQVRGAKYANLLLGTNFQRGSKPKRLYLKKVHPAFFRRMEEERGFDARTDPLYGEFKRNPDVICFEYADQVPEEFEVDWDKMLEKTLEGPIARIIEALGLSWDEVKSGQQQTGLGQFG; translated from the coding sequence ATGACTCAGGCTGGGCTCTCCGACTACGGTAGCGGGGGTGGAGACGGCGACGCGGGCGACGACGGCGACCGACCGACGACCGAGGCGGCCGCCGTCGCGGGCGACGTGAGCCAGCGGGTGAACGAGATCGTCGACCGACACGAACTCAGATACCCCGACGCCGAGGGGACGCTGGAACTGATGGTGTCGCAGGTGAACTACACCGTCGAGGGACAGGGCCGCGACGAGTATCCGGTCGTCCACGTGTTCGGGCGAACGCCCGACAACGACCCGATGCACGTCCGCGTGCTCGGCTTCGAACCGTACTTCTACGCGCCGACGGAGACGCTCACCGACGAACTGCTCGCCCGCGACACCATCCTCCGAACCGAAGCCGGCTACGAGAGCATCCGCGGCGAGGAACTGACGAAGATCGTCGGCCGCACCCCCCGCGACGTGGGGCAGATGCGCGACGAGTTCGACCACTTCGAGGCGGACATCCTCTTCCCGAACCGGTTTCTCATCGACAAGGACATCAACGGCGGAATCCGCGTCCCGGACCGCCGCCTCGACGACAACGTCGTCCAGGTCGCGCACGACGAGGTCGTCGCCGCCGACGTGGACGCCGACCTCCGCGTGAACACGTTCGACATCGAAGTCGACGACAGGAACGGCTTCCCCGAAGAGGGCGAGGAGCCCATCATCTGCCTGACGAGCCACGACAGCTACCGCGACGAGTACGTCGCGTGGCTGTACGAGGCTCCCGACGGCGACGGTGAGAGTCCGAGCGCGCTGGACGAGTACGCCCCGTACCGCGACGACACCGACGTCGACGTGCGTATCTTCGACGAGGAGGAGGCGATGCTCGACGCGTTCGTCACATACGTCGAAGAGACCGACCCCGACGTGCTCACCGGCTGGAACTTCGAGGATTTCGACGCGCCGTACTTCCTCGACCGACTGGAGAAACTCGACGCGTTCACCGACTACGACCTCCGCATCGACCGCCTCTCGCGGGTGAACGAAGTGTGGCGCAGCGGGTGGGGCGGACCGAACGTCAAGGGCCGCGTGGTGTTCGACCTGCTGTACGCGTACAAGAAGACGCAGTTCAGCGAACTGGAGTCCTATCGCCTCGACGCCGTCGGCGAACTCGAACTCGACGTGGGCAAGGAACGCTACGCGGGCAGCATCGGCGACCTCTGGGAGCAGGACCCCACTCGGCTCCTGGAGTACAACGTCCGCGACGTGGAGCTCTGCGTCGAAATCGACCGCAAGCAGGAGGTCATCCCCTTCTGGGACGAGGTGCGGACGTTCGTCGGCTGTCTGCTCGAAGACGCCCCGACGGCGGGCGATGCGGTGGACGTCTACGTGCTGCACAAAGCCCACGGCGAGTTCGTCCTGCCGACCAAGGGCCAACAGGAGTCCGAGGACTTCGAGGGCGGCGCGGTGTTCGACCCCATCACGGGCGTCAAGGAGAACGTCACGGTGCTCGACCTGAAGTCGCTGTACCCGATGTGCATGGTGACCATCAACGCCTCGCCGGAGACGAAAGTCGGCCCCGACTACGAGGGCGAAACGTACCGCGCACCGAACGGGACGCGCTTCCGCCGCGAACCCGACGGGATGATGCGCGAGATGATCGACGACCTGCTGACCGAGCGCGAGGAGAAGAAGGCGCTCCGGAACGACTACAAACCCGGCTCTCCGGCGTACGAGCAGTACGACCGCCAGCAGGCGGCGGTGAAGGTCATCATGAACTCCCTCTACGGCGTCTCGGGGTGGGACCGGTTCCGCCTCTACGACAAGGAGAACGCCGCGGCCATCACCGCGACGGGTCGGGAGGTCATCGACTTCACGCAGACCGCCGCGAACGAGATCGACTACGAGGTCGCCTACGGCGACACCGACAGCGTGATGATAAGCCTCGGTCCCGACGTGTCGAAGGACGAAGCCATCGAGCAGTCGTTCGAGATAGAGGAACACATCAACGAGCGGTACGACGACTTCGCGCGCGAGGAACTCGACGCCGACGAACACCGGTTCCAGATCGAGTTCGAGAAGCTCTACCGGCGGTTCTTCCAGGCGGGTCGCAAGAAACGCTACGCCGGACACATCGTCTGGAAGGAGGGCAAGGACGTCGACGACATCGACATCACCGGCTTCGAGTACAAGCGCTCCGACATCGCGCCGATCACGAAGCGGGTGCAGAAGCAGGTCATCGAGATGATCGTCACCGGGAGCGACACTGACGACATCAAAGAGTACGTCCGCGACGTGATTCGGGACTTCCAGGACGAGGACGCGAACCTCGAGGAGATAGGCATCCCGAGCGGTATCGGCAAGCGGCTGGAGAGTTACGACACCGACACGGCCCAAGTACGGGGTGCGAAGTACGCGAACCTCCTGTTGGGGACGAACTTCCAGCGCGGGTCGAAGCCCAAACGCCTCTACCTGAAGAAGGTTCATCCGGCGTTCTTCCGCCGGATGGAGGAGGAGCGCGGCTTCGACGCGCGGACGGACCCGCTGTACGGCGAGTTCAAACGAAACCCCGACGTTATCTGCTTCGAGTACGCCGACCAGGTCCCCGAGGAGTTCGAGGTGGACTGGGACAAGATGCTCGAAAAGACGCTCGAAGGGCCCATCGCCCGAATCATCGAGGCGCTCGGCCTCTCGTGGGACGAGGTCAAAAGCGGCCAACAGCAGACCGGACTCGGCCAGTTCGGCTGA
- a CDS encoding DUF7331 family protein, with amino-acid sequence MSDRIEDEWWDSADTTQQSLQAPDGVENVETYRDDDAVVFYDAQNPLAWMQTTRAVTLREQA; translated from the coding sequence ATGTCCGACCGGATAGAAGACGAGTGGTGGGACAGCGCAGATACTACGCAGCAGTCGCTGCAGGCGCCCGACGGCGTCGAGAACGTCGAGACGTATCGGGACGACGACGCCGTCGTCTTCTACGACGCGCAGAACCCCCTCGCGTGGATGCAGACGACGCGGGCCGTCACGTTGCGAGAGCAGGCGTAG
- a CDS encoding DUF7322 domain-containing protein — translation MPFDLRSDDSEDDESDPEDRWGDPEAELNRWDDPEEKWNRWGDPERDLPNVPEAPKPSTPEGEVDSELATAFWVSVVLVNVGVGALSLGAMFLYFRGQWRLGGGLFVVGLFLLLRTYQRYRQFREGRTADDEVPPMETAGTETDDEGGGIGGNDGSDGSETDDEGDGSDGSETDGGNNKSGRTAKATRAQSSSESPENTDS, via the coding sequence GTGCCTTTCGACCTCCGGTCCGACGATTCCGAGGACGACGAGTCCGACCCCGAGGACCGCTGGGGCGACCCCGAAGCGGAACTGAACCGGTGGGACGACCCGGAGGAGAAGTGGAACCGGTGGGGCGACCCCGAACGCGACCTTCCGAACGTCCCCGAAGCGCCGAAACCGTCGACACCCGAGGGCGAGGTGGACTCCGAACTCGCCACGGCGTTCTGGGTGAGCGTCGTCCTCGTGAACGTCGGCGTCGGCGCGCTCTCGCTCGGCGCGATGTTTCTCTACTTCCGCGGGCAGTGGCGACTCGGCGGGGGGCTCTTCGTCGTCGGTCTGTTCCTGCTCCTCCGAACCTACCAGCGGTACAGACAGTTCCGCGAGGGCCGGACGGCGGACGACGAGGTCCCCCCGATGGAGACGGCAGGGACCGAGACAGACGACGAGGGCGGCGGAATCGGCGGGAACGACGGAAGCGACGGAAGCGAGACAGACGACGAGGGCGACGGAAGCGATGGAAGCGAGACAGACGGCGGAAACAACAAAAGCGGCAGAACGGCGAAAGCGACGAGAGCGCAGAGCTCCTCTGAAAGCCCCGAGAACACCGACTCGTAG
- a CDS encoding DUF7346 family protein: MQTVRDEDGRRYLLLKRSSESSRVRDPETGEERYLSNDAFEVVDGEPPLVAAASGVPESVRRVLSATHNDRSLGLLVELADRGPLSVLELLDSYDLCESDLLGLLTEFRAAGLVDEADSYGERGYDATELAREGVARIRDD; this comes from the coding sequence ATGCAGACCGTCCGCGACGAAGACGGACGACGGTATCTTCTGTTGAAACGGTCGAGCGAATCGAGTCGGGTCCGCGACCCCGAGACCGGCGAGGAGCGGTACCTCTCCAACGACGCGTTCGAGGTCGTCGACGGCGAACCGCCGCTGGTCGCCGCCGCGTCGGGCGTCCCCGAGTCGGTCCGTCGCGTGCTCTCGGCCACCCACAACGACCGCTCGCTCGGGCTGCTCGTCGAACTCGCCGACCGCGGGCCCCTGTCGGTGCTCGAACTGCTGGACTCCTACGACCTCTGCGAGAGCGACCTCCTCGGGCTGCTCACCGAGTTCCGAGCGGCGGGCCTCGTCGACGAGGCCGACAGCTACGGCGAACGCGGCTACGACGCGACAGAACTGGCCCGCGAGGGCGTCGCACGTATTCGAGACGACTGA
- the rad50 gene encoding DNA double-strand break repair ATPase Rad50: MRFDRIRLKNFKPYADTDLELGEGVTVIHGLNGSGKSSLLEACFFALYGAKALDGTLEDVVTNGEEESEIELWFTHAGEKYRIERRIRLSGERATTAKCVLEGSAVPDGSVDGARDVRKFVVDLLRMDADAFVNCAYVRQGEVNKLINATPGERQDMIDDLLQLGKLEEYRERARNARLGVEDVLENKRGRLDELDSQVEAKEAANPYERLSALRTELSEVKAAIERYETQRERAEKSRDEAIETLDDYEEKRTELDDLDDDIESLKSAIAETEEKRESLRENAREVRERIDELESAVADAVAGSELDADDGDAVSARLTELSTRHEELTESIQELREKAQGFENQSSNLGEKATDLESRAEQKRTRADELEAERETAEAELDDRREALDDLDARIDDLDATFEEAPVDRGDASEHLADLREQKSSLRDELETVRTKLRSTRQRVEEARRLLDEGKCPECGQPVDESPHVDTLDEDRARVDDLDDEREELEAEVASLDDDIDTAAELVDAENELERLRERRDSVTTLVDQRERTLAEKAEQAEAARTAAEEHEEKAEELREAAEQTASRAEETRDRIAELEEEREGVKSSEERLERIQSLRDEISDAESKLDRLSERRSDLDELNDERRERLAEKQRRRRELREDVDESQIRQAKEQRSNAEQYLEQVEPELESLAEKRTKLDNDIGGAKTDIVRLEELQEKRDHVEERVDALESLHKETEELEAMYGDLRAELRQRNVETLERMLNETFDLVYANDAYARIRLDGEYALTVYQKDGQALDPEQLSGGERALFNLSLRCAIYRLLAEGIEGAAPTPPLILDEPTVFLDSGHVGRLVDLVQEMRGFGVRQIIIVSHDDELVGAADDLVTVEKNPTSNRSTVRHEEAAGLSAVESVADD; encoded by the coding sequence GTGAGATTCGACCGCATCCGGCTGAAGAACTTCAAGCCGTACGCCGACACCGACCTCGAACTCGGCGAGGGCGTCACCGTCATCCACGGCCTCAACGGCAGCGGGAAGTCGTCGCTCCTGGAGGCGTGTTTCTTCGCGCTCTACGGGGCGAAGGCGCTCGACGGCACGCTCGAAGACGTGGTGACGAACGGCGAGGAGGAGTCCGAGATAGAGCTCTGGTTCACCCACGCGGGCGAGAAGTACCGCATCGAGCGACGGATTCGGCTCTCGGGTGAGCGGGCGACGACGGCGAAGTGCGTGCTCGAAGGGTCGGCGGTCCCCGACGGCAGCGTCGACGGCGCACGCGACGTCCGAAAGTTCGTCGTCGACCTGCTCCGGATGGACGCGGACGCGTTCGTCAACTGCGCGTACGTCCGCCAGGGGGAGGTGAACAAGCTCATCAACGCGACGCCGGGAGAGCGGCAGGACATGATCGACGACCTGCTCCAGTTGGGCAAACTGGAGGAGTACCGCGAACGGGCGCGGAACGCCCGGCTCGGCGTCGAGGACGTGCTCGAAAACAAGCGGGGCCGACTCGACGAACTCGACTCCCAGGTCGAAGCGAAGGAGGCGGCGAACCCCTACGAGCGGTTGAGCGCGCTACGGACGGAGCTGAGCGAAGTCAAGGCGGCTATCGAGCGGTACGAGACACAGCGCGAGAGGGCCGAGAAGAGCCGAGACGAGGCCATCGAGACGCTCGACGACTACGAGGAGAAACGGACCGAACTCGACGACCTCGACGACGACATCGAGTCGCTGAAGTCGGCCATCGCCGAGACGGAGGAGAAACGGGAGTCGCTCCGCGAGAACGCCCGAGAGGTTCGAGAGCGAATCGACGAACTGGAGTCGGCCGTCGCCGACGCGGTCGCCGGGAGCGAGTTAGATGCCGACGACGGCGACGCCGTCTCCGCACGACTGACCGAACTGTCGACGCGTCACGAGGAACTCACCGAGTCGATACAGGAGCTGCGCGAGAAGGCGCAGGGGTTCGAGAACCAGTCTTCGAACCTCGGGGAGAAAGCGACGGACCTCGAATCGCGCGCCGAACAGAAGCGAACGCGGGCCGACGAACTGGAAGCCGAACGCGAGACGGCCGAAGCCGAACTCGACGACCGTCGGGAGGCGCTCGACGACCTCGACGCGCGGATAGACGACCTCGACGCGACGTTCGAGGAGGCCCCCGTCGACCGCGGCGACGCCTCGGAACACCTCGCCGACCTCCGCGAACAGAAGTCGTCGCTGCGCGACGAACTCGAGACGGTCCGGACGAAACTCCGGTCGACCCGTCAGCGCGTCGAAGAGGCTCGGCGGCTGCTGGACGAGGGGAAGTGCCCCGAGTGCGGACAGCCCGTCGACGAGTCGCCGCACGTCGACACCCTCGACGAGGACCGCGCCCGCGTCGACGACCTCGACGACGAACGCGAGGAGCTCGAAGCGGAGGTCGCGTCGCTCGACGACGACATCGACACCGCAGCAGAACTCGTCGACGCCGAGAACGAACTCGAACGGCTGCGCGAACGCCGCGACAGCGTCACCACCCTCGTCGACCAGCGCGAGCGCACGCTCGCCGAGAAAGCCGAGCAGGCCGAGGCGGCCCGAACCGCGGCGGAAGAGCACGAGGAGAAAGCCGAGGAACTCCGCGAGGCCGCCGAACAGACGGCGTCGCGTGCAGAGGAGACCCGCGACCGAATCGCGGAACTCGAAGAAGAACGGGAGGGGGTAAAATCGAGCGAGGAACGCCTCGAACGAATCCAGTCGCTCCGCGACGAGATTTCGGATGCCGAATCGAAACTCGACCGTCTCTCGGAACGGCGTTCGGACCTCGACGAACTCAACGACGAACGGCGGGAGCGACTGGCCGAAAAACAGCGCCGCCGCCGCGAACTCCGCGAAGACGTCGACGAGTCCCAGATTCGACAGGCCAAAGAGCAGCGGTCGAACGCCGAACAGTACCTCGAGCAGGTCGAACCCGAACTGGAGTCGCTCGCCGAAAAACGAACGAAGCTCGACAACGACATCGGCGGCGCGAAGACCGATATCGTGCGCCTCGAAGAACTGCAGGAGAAGCGCGACCACGTCGAAGAACGCGTCGACGCGCTCGAATCGCTCCACAAGGAGACCGAGGAGCTGGAGGCGATGTACGGCGACCTGCGCGCTGAACTCCGCCAGCGGAACGTGGAGACGCTCGAACGGATGCTCAACGAGACGTTCGACCTCGTCTACGCCAACGACGCCTACGCGCGCATCCGCCTCGACGGCGAGTACGCGTTGACAGTGTACCAAAAAGACGGGCAGGCGCTCGACCCCGAGCAGCTATCCGGCGGCGAACGCGCGCTGTTCAACCTCTCGCTTCGCTGCGCCATCTACCGTCTGCTGGCGGAGGGAATCGAGGGCGCGGCTCCGACGCCGCCGCTCATCCTCGACGAACCGACCGTCTTCCTCGACTCGGGCCACGTCGGCCGCCTCGTCGATCTGGTCCAGGAGATGCGCGGCTTCGGCGTCCGCCAGATAATCATCGTGAGCCACGACGACGAACTCGTCGGCGCGGCGGACGACCTCGTGACGGTCGAGAAGAACCCGACGAGCAACCGGTCGACGGTTCGTCACGAGGAGGCGGCCGGGCTCTCGGCCGTCGAGTCGGTCGCCGACGACTGA
- the mre11 gene encoding DNA double-strand break repair protein Mre11 has translation MTRVIHTGDTHIGYQQYHSPARRRDFLAAFEQVLADAVDDDVDAVVHAGDLFHDRRPELRDLLGTLSALRTLQDAGVPFLAVVGNHESTRGGQWLDLFERLGLATRLGAEPRIVGDTAFYGLDHVPKSRRDDLDYQFEPHDAAHSALVSHGLFTPFAHADWETEAVLDGSNVDFDVVLLGDNHEAGTAEVRETPVTYCGSTERASTSEREGRGYNIVEFDDDGGVDIRQRALDTRSFVFVSVELNEGEGEARVREQVRQHDLEDAVVVVEVTGDGEPVTPASVEEFAAERGALVARVTDRREVEVESDLSVSFADPDDAVRERIADLGLSAAAIDVDETVRASKTADSNVREEVKQRVATLVDDGLDNFSRAEAREDGESEAEQAENEAEQAEREAEQTAASEAERVPESNPDIGGAAGRTDVGVDASQPTTNGERVSADAVEPSSASASESDESTGSDESTESAESTENDESAEAEETADTAEAAETAAAEETSTDGQLSMEDYS, from the coding sequence ATGACACGGGTGATACACACCGGCGACACCCACATCGGGTATCAGCAGTACCACTCGCCGGCGCGACGACGGGACTTTCTGGCGGCGTTCGAGCAGGTGCTCGCGGACGCCGTCGACGACGACGTGGACGCGGTCGTCCACGCCGGCGACCTGTTTCACGACCGCCGCCCCGAACTGCGGGACCTCCTCGGAACGCTCTCGGCGCTTCGGACCCTCCAAGACGCCGGCGTCCCGTTTCTGGCGGTCGTCGGTAACCACGAGTCGACCCGAGGCGGGCAGTGGCTCGACCTCTTCGAGCGACTCGGCCTCGCGACGCGCCTCGGAGCCGAACCCCGTATCGTCGGCGACACGGCGTTCTACGGCCTCGACCACGTCCCGAAGTCGCGCCGCGACGACCTCGACTACCAGTTCGAGCCGCACGACGCCGCCCACTCGGCGCTCGTCAGTCACGGTCTCTTCACCCCCTTCGCTCACGCCGACTGGGAGACCGAAGCGGTGCTCGACGGCTCCAACGTCGACTTCGACGTCGTACTGCTCGGCGACAACCACGAGGCCGGCACCGCCGAGGTGCGGGAGACGCCCGTCACCTACTGCGGGTCGACCGAGCGCGCGAGCACGAGCGAACGCGAGGGTCGCGGCTACAACATCGTCGAGTTCGACGACGACGGCGGGGTGGACATCCGCCAACGGGCGCTCGACACGCGCTCGTTCGTCTTCGTCTCCGTGGAACTGAACGAAGGCGAGGGTGAGGCGCGGGTCCGCGAGCAGGTCCGCCAACACGACCTCGAAGACGCCGTCGTCGTCGTCGAGGTGACCGGCGACGGCGAGCCGGTCACACCCGCGAGCGTCGAGGAGTTCGCCGCCGAGCGCGGCGCGCTGGTCGCCCGCGTCACCGACCGCCGGGAGGTCGAGGTCGAATCCGACCTCTCTGTGAGTTTCGCCGACCCCGACGACGCGGTGCGAGAGCGCATCGCCGACCTCGGTCTCTCGGCCGCCGCAATCGACGTCGACGAGACGGTGCGCGCCAGCAAAACGGCTGACTCGAACGTCCGTGAGGAGGTGAAACAACGCGTCGCGACGCTCGTCGACGACGGACTCGACAACTTCTCGCGCGCGGAGGCGCGCGAAGACGGCGAGAGCGAAGCGGAACAGGCCGAGAACGAAGCAGAACAGGCCGAGCGCGAAGCGGAACAGACCGCCGCGAGTGAGGCGGAGCGAGTCCCCGAGTCGAACCCGGATATCGGCGGGGCTGCCGGTAGAACCGACGTCGGTGTCGACGCGTCGCAGCCGACGACGAACGGTGAGAGAGTGAGCGCCGACGCGGTCGAACCCTCCTCCGCGTCCGCCTCCGAGTCCGACGAATCGACCGGGAGCGACGAATCGACCGAGTCCGCCGAGTCGACCGAGAACGACGAATCGGCGGAAGCCGAAGAGACCGCCGACACCGCGGAGGCGGCTGAAACGGCGGCCGCGGAGGAGACGTCGACCGACGGCCAACTCTCCATGGAGGACTACTCGTGA
- a CDS encoding MarR family transcriptional regulator: protein MSCTEVTATDSTDRWESIRDLPPSAKLVAKVLDYNETMTQSQLAEETLLPPRTVRYALTRLEEQDVVDSRFSFSDARKRLYTLTV from the coding sequence ATGAGTTGCACCGAGGTAACCGCCACCGATTCGACCGACCGGTGGGAGTCGATTCGTGACCTCCCCCCGAGCGCGAAACTCGTCGCGAAAGTTCTCGACTACAACGAGACGATGACGCAGAGCCAACTCGCCGAGGAGACGCTGTTGCCGCCGCGGACGGTTCGGTACGCGCTGACGAGACTCGAGGAACAGGACGTCGTCGACTCGCGCTTTTCGTTCTCGGACGCGCGGAAACGGCTGTACACGCTGACGGTCTGA
- the pan1 gene encoding proteasome-activating nucleotidase Pan1: MTDTVDDVDLPYDEEAASQQEKIEALEERLEVLEAQNEEMRDKLLDANAENNKYQQKLERLTHENKKLKQSPLFVATVQEINEDGVVIKQHGNNQEALTEVTDEMRDDLEPDARVAVNNSLSIVKKLEKETDVRARVMQVEHSPDVTYEDIGGLEEQMNEVRETVEMPLDRPEMFTDVGIDPPSGVLLYGPPGTGKTMLAKAVANQTDATFIKMAGSELVHKFIGEGAKLVRDLFEVARENEPAVLFIDEIDAIASKRTDSKTSGDAEVQRTMMQLLSEMDGFADRGEIRIIAATNRFDMLDPAILRPGRFDRLIEVPKPNDDGREIIFQIHTRNMNVSDDVDFAELAEMADDASGADIKAVCTEAGMFAIRDDRTEIYMQDFVDAWEKIQAEDADVDADVSRAFA; this comes from the coding sequence ATGACCGATACTGTGGACGACGTCGACTTACCCTACGACGAGGAGGCGGCGTCACAGCAGGAGAAAATCGAGGCGTTGGAAGAACGCCTCGAGGTCCTCGAAGCGCAAAACGAGGAGATGCGTGACAAGCTCCTCGACGCGAACGCCGAGAACAACAAGTACCAGCAGAAGTTGGAGCGACTGACCCACGAGAACAAGAAGCTCAAGCAGTCGCCGCTGTTCGTCGCCACCGTCCAGGAGATAAACGAGGACGGCGTCGTGATCAAACAGCACGGCAACAACCAAGAGGCCCTCACCGAAGTGACCGACGAGATGCGGGACGACCTGGAACCCGACGCCCGCGTCGCCGTCAACAACTCTCTCTCCATAGTCAAGAAACTCGAAAAGGAGACCGACGTGCGCGCACGCGTAATGCAGGTCGAACACAGCCCCGACGTCACCTACGAGGACATCGGCGGCCTCGAAGAGCAGATGAACGAGGTGCGCGAGACGGTCGAGATGCCGCTCGACCGCCCGGAGATGTTCACCGACGTCGGTATCGACCCGCCGTCCGGCGTGCTCCTCTACGGGCCGCCGGGCACCGGTAAGACGATGCTCGCCAAAGCCGTCGCCAACCAGACCGACGCCACCTTCATCAAGATGGCCGGCTCCGAGTTGGTCCACAAGTTCATCGGCGAGGGCGCGAAACTCGTCCGCGACCTCTTCGAGGTCGCGCGCGAGAACGAACCCGCCGTCCTCTTCATCGACGAGATAGACGCCATCGCCTCCAAGCGAACCGACTCGAAGACCTCCGGCGACGCCGAGGTCCAGCGGACGATGATGCAGCTGCTCAGCGAGATGGACGGCTTCGCCGACCGCGGCGAGATTCGCATCATCGCGGCGACGAACCGCTTCGACATGCTCGACCCCGCCATCCTCCGACCGGGGCGGTTCGACCGCCTCATCGAGGTGCCGAAACCGAACGACGACGGCCGCGAGATCATCTTCCAGATCCACACGCGCAACATGAACGTCTCCGACGACGTGGACTTCGCGGAGCTCGCCGAGATGGCCGACGACGCCTCCGGTGCCGACATCAAAGCCGTCTGCACCGAGGCGGGGATGTTCGCCATCCGCGACGACCGCACCGAGATATACATGCAGGACTTCGTCGACGCGTGGGAGAAGATTCAGGCCGAAGACGCCGACGTCGACGCCGACGTGTCGCGCGCGTTCGCCTGA